From the Solanum pennellii chromosome 4, SPENNV200 genome, one window contains:
- the LOC107017147 gene encoding uncharacterized protein At4g06744 encodes MMNSTIKFLIFFFSVTTAQPLKGQNQLIFADQRLAVVYPIIQKFKNIISADPLGITKTWVGPNICNYTGFYCESPPDNSSAIALASVDFNGFQLSALTLDGFLDQLPDIAIFHANSNNFGGTLSPKIANLFYLYELDISNNQFSGPFPSPILGMNSLNILDIRFNSFTGSIPPQLFTKDQLDALFINNNNFMQMLPDNIAISHVTYLTLANNKFFGPIPHSISKILSSLSEILLLNNLLTGCLPYEIGFLNEAVVFDAGNNRLTGPLPFSLGCLENIEMLNFAGNQMYGMVPDVICALENLANLSLSDNYFTGFGPICLRLIENGVLDLRNNCIPGFPFQRSIAECVAFFAYPRYCPHMASYTYIPCWLSNFKTPSLDLPELAP; translated from the coding sequence CCAATTGATTTTTGCAGATCAAAGGCTTGCTGTAGTATACCCCATTATacaaaaattcaagaatatcaTCTCTGCTGATCCTCTAGGTATTACAAAAACTTGGGTTGGTCcaaatatatgtaattataCTGGTTTCTATTGTGAAAGTCCTCCAGATAACAGTTCAGCAATTGCTCTTGCTTCTGTTGATTTCAATGGATTTCAACTTAGTGCGTTGACGCTTGATGGCTTCCTTGATCAGCTCCCTGATATAGCAATTTTCCATGCTAATTCAAACAATTTTGGTGGGACTTTATCTCCAAAAATAGCGAATCTTTTTTATCtctatgaacttgatattagTAACAATCAATTTTCCGGGCCATTTCCTAGTCCAATTTTGGGCATGAATAGCCTAAATATATTGGATATAAGATTCAATTCTTTCACAGGATCAATCCCACCTCAATTGTTCACTAAAGATCAATTAGACGCGCtcttcatcaacaacaacaatttcatGCAAATGCTTCCTGATAACATCGCGATCAGTCATGTCACGTATCTCACTTTAGCAAACAACAAATTTTTCGGTCCTATCCCACATAGTATTTCCAAAATCTTGTCGAGTTTGTCTGAGATTTTGCTGCTTAACAACTTGTTGACTGGATGTCTGCCTTACGAGATAGGATTCTTGAACGAAGCAGTAGTTTTCGATGCTGGTAATAATAGACTCACCGGTCCACTTCCGTTCTCATTAGGGTGTTTGGAAAACATAGAAATGTTGAATTTTGCTGGTAATCAGATGTATGGGATGGTGCCTGATGTGATTTGTGCCCTGGAGAATTTAGCAAATTTATCGTTGTCCGATAACTATTTTACAGGATTTGGGCCAATTTGTTTGAGATTGATTGAAAATGGAGTGCTTGATTTGAGGAATAATTGTATTCCTGGTTTTCCATTTCAAAGATCAATAGCTGAATGTGTTGCATTTTTTGCTTACCCAAGGTACTGTCCTCATATGGCTTCGTATACTTATATTCCTTGTTGgctttcaaatttcaaaacacCTTCTCTGGATCTCCCTGAATTGGCTCCTTAG
- the LOC107018424 gene encoding probable inactive receptor kinase At5g67200 has protein sequence MNIQQFLLLTILLLLSVFFHSTVSLIPSDASALLAFKYKADLDNKLAFSANTSFRFCKWKGIQCSEKKVIRMVIESFSLRGTFPANTLSMLDQLRVLSLQNNSITGPIPDLSALFNLKVLFLDHNSFTGSIPASIFTLHRLKTLDLSYNKLTGSIPVAINGLNRLYYLRLDSNRINGSIPPLNQSTLNVFNISHNALSGPIPVTKTLSRFKTASFSENKGLCGEIVHKECRPIQPFFSPSTAASTKITPPPSKTPAELGQNEELRKGSPLNRKENKSHKRSLLIIGVSTACLVLLCSVILFALASKKRRTSKKLGETKKSAFDPSVSGNAEAVLRIEEDNNELEEKVKRVQQGMQQVMAKSGSLVFCAGEVQVYTLEQLMRASAELLGRGTMGTTYKAVLDNRRIVCVKRLDGGRLAGTSQEEFEQHMESVGGLRHPNLVPFRAYFQARQERLLVYDYQPNGSLFSLIHGSKSSRAKPLHWTSCLKIAEDVAQGLSYIHQAWRLVHGNLKSSNVLLGSDFEACITDYCLSVLAVPSDDENPDSVAYQAPEIRKLNHNNHNHHRQASAKADVYSFGVLLLELLTGKLPSEHPYLMPDDMIHWVKSTREDHDGSVGEDSKLEMLLEVAMACRVSSPEQRPTMWQVLKMIQEIKEAVVMEDSNEMDLLTGPLKS, from the exons ATGAATATACAACAATTCTTACTACTTACCATTCTTCTGCTTTTATCTGTTTTTTTTCATTCCACTGTTTCCTTGATTCCTTCTGATGCATCAGCATTGTTAGCATTCAAATACAAAGCTGATTTGGACAACAAACTTGCGTTTTCTGCTAATACAAGTTTCAGATTCTGCAAATGGAAAGGGATACAATGCTCGGAGAAGAAAGTGATTCGTATGGTTATTGAAAGTTTTAGCTTACGAGGTACGTTTCCAGCTAATACATTATCTATGCTTGATCAACTGAGAGTATTGAGTTTACAAAACAACTCAATTACCGGTCCGATTCCTGATCTTTCTGCACTTTTTAATCTCAAAGTTCTTTTCCTGGACCATAACTCCTTCACCGGTTCAATTCCAGCTTCCATTTTCACTCTTCATAGGCTTAAAACCCTTGATCTCTCTTACAATAAACTCACCGGTTCAATACCCGTTGCCATCAACGGGTTGAACCGGTTGTACTATCTCCGGCTTGATTCGAACCGGATAAACGGATCAATCCCACCGCTGAACCAATCTACTCTCAATGTTTTCAACATTTCTCACAATGCCCTTTCTGGTCCTATTCCGGTAACCAAAACGTTATCCCGGTTTAAAACAGCGTCGTTTTCAGAAAACAAAGGACTTTGTGGTGAGATCGTACACAAAGAATGCCGTCCGATACAACCGTTTTTCAGTCCATCCACCGCTGCCTCCACAAAAATCACGCCGCCGCCGTCAAAAACTCCGGCAGAACTCGGCCAAAACGAAGAGTTACGTAAGGGAAGTCCGTTAAACCGTAAAGAAAACAAATCACATAAAAGATCTTTACTCATAATTGGAGTTTCAACCGCTTGTTTAGTCCTTTTATGTTCAGTTATACTATTCGCATTAGCGTCGAAGAAGCGAAGGACCTCGAAGAAATTGGGAGAAACTAAGAAATCCGCATTCGATCCTAGTGTTAGTGGCAATGCAGAAGCAGTATTGAGGATTGAAGAAGATAATAATGAACTGGAAGAGAAGGTGAAAAGAGTACAACAAGGAATGCAGCAAGTGATGGCTAAAAGTGGGAGCTTAGTATTCTGTGCAGGTGAGGTGCAGGTGTATACCCTGGAACAGCTGATGAGAGCTTCTGCTGAACTTCTAGGTAGAGGAACAATGGGGACTACTTACAAAGCAGTGCTTGATAACCGTCGGATTGTTTGTGTGAAAAGATTGGACGGTGGGAGATTGGCGGGTACAAGTCAAGAAGAGTTTGAGCAGCATATGGAATCAGTGGGCGGGCTTAGGCACCCGAATTTGGTCCCTTTTCGGGCTTATTTTCAGGCCCGACAAGAAAGGCTGTTGGTCTATGATTATCAACCCAATGGCAGCCTGTTTTCTCTTATTCATG GTTCCAAGTCATCAAGAGCAAAGCCACTTCACTGGACTTCATGTTTGAAAATAGCAGAGGATGTAGCTCAAGGACTTTCCTACATCCACCAAGCATGGAGGCTTGTCCATGGCAATCTCAAGTCCTCTAACGTCCTCCTCGGCTCCGATTTCGAGGCGTGCATAACCGACTACTGTCTCTCCGTCCTAGCTGTCCCCTCGGACGATGAGAATCCTGATTCTGTAGCCTATCAGGCTCCAGAAATTCGTAAGCTGAATCACAACAACCACAACCACCACCGCCAAGCTAGTGCCAAGGCTGATGTCTATTCGTTTGGGGTTCTTTTGCTTGAACTTCTAACGGGGAAGCTTCCTTCGGAACATCCATATCTAATGCCAGATGATATGATACACTGGGTGAAGTCTACTAGAGAGGATCATGATGGTAGTGTTGGCGAAGATAGTAAGTTGGAGATGCTTCTTGAAGTTGCTATGGCTTGTAGAGTGAGCTCACCAGAGCAAAGACCAACAATGTGGCAAGTGTTAAAGATGATACAAGAGATTAAAGAAGCTGTTGTAATGGAAGATAGTAATGAAATGGACCTTCTCACTGGTCCTCTTAAGTCCTAA